One window from the genome of Nicotiana sylvestris chromosome 9, ASM39365v2, whole genome shotgun sequence encodes:
- the LOC138878413 gene encoding uncharacterized protein: MLVDPGCSANIIQWRVLEQAKLTRNIVPRTKLLVGFNLTSVMTQGEILLPKHAEGITKTTLFEVVDGDMGYNMILGRPWIHEMQVVPSTYPQLLKFPLLKGIKLIKGDQPTVREMNAVTISSSKGKEMSK; encoded by the coding sequence aTGTTGGTTGATCCAGGATGTTCAGCCAACATCATACAATGGAGAGTTTTGGAGCAAGCAAAGTTAACTAGAAACATAGTTCCAAGAACAAAGCTTTTGGTCGGGTTCAACTTAACAAGTGTAATGACCCAAGGAGAGATCTTACTTCCAAAACATGCCGAAGGCATAACGAAGACCACCCTGTTCGAAGTGGTAGATGGTGACATGGGATACAATATGatccttggaaggccatggatacatgaAATGCAGGTTGTTCCTTCAACATATCCTCAGCTGTTGAAATTTCCCTTACTGAAAGGGATTAAGCTGATCAAAGGAGATCAACCGACTGTAAGGGAGATGAACGCAGTAACCATATCTAGCAGCAAGGGCAAAGAAATGAGTAAATAG
- the LOC138878412 gene encoding uncharacterized protein — MSAEVCFLLLMRLRSIQPYAPHRVLRQLGWFQTIPHNEDLSQQVIELDSKAAFSKEKVRRVWHQCRFLGPNTQVRDLSKEEVEPSYIAWYGKRSRVQHEPDRPATRPHVQQFTDKAQVQWDWLTKENEYRATINKLEKQVRELQFDNSLQVAADEGEKKRLAKENEALRAQIQKLKVAAENLVRSNRDEKLIANLRQKVSDYNFDLNKAESELAKTQKQLAKNAYERVRLVKQLRERYDDEVAGLKKRVIATENKTIKQAKDFKVEREHCYTTLAQLEIDLQQL, encoded by the coding sequence atgtcggctgaggtgtgttttttgctgttgatgcgtctgcggagtatccagccttatgctccgcacagagtcttGCGTCAGTTGGGCTGGTtccagaccatcccacacaatgAGGATTTGAGTCAGCAAGTTATTGAGTTAGATTCAAAAGCTGCCTTCTCAAAAGAAAAAGTGCGTCGGGTTTGGCATCAATgtagattcttagggcctaacacgcaagtacgagacctatccaAAGAAGAGGTGGAGCCCAGTTatattgcttggtatggtaaaagatcccgagttcaacatGAGCCTGACAGGCCCGCAACGAGAccccatgtccagcaattcaccGACAAAGCTCAGGTACaatgggattggctgaccaaagaaaacgagtacagggctaccattaacaagttggaaaagcaagtcagagaactgCAATTTGATAATAGCTTGCAAGTGGCGgcagatgaaggagaaaagaaaaggctagccaaagaaaatgaagcccttcgagctcaaattcagaaattgaAAGTAGCGGCGGAAAATCTAGTCCGAAgtaacagagatgaaaagctcatagctaacctaaggcagaaagtgagtgactacaATTTCGATTTGaataaagcagaaagtgaactagccaagactcaaaaacaattggctaagaACGCATATGAACGGGTACgactggttaagcagttgagagaaaggtacgatgaTGAGGTTGCAGGGTTGAAGAAGAGGGTCATCGCCACAGAAAATAAAACGATCAAGCAagcaaaagacttcaaggttgaaagagaacactgttatacgacattggcgcaattagaaatagacttgcaacaactttaG